One Persicobacter psychrovividus DNA window includes the following coding sequences:
- a CDS encoding dihydroorotase: MSILIQNAQIIDASSSFHGQKVNILIDDQGKIAKISAEAITGADQTIDAEGMLLSQGWLDMQANYCDPGLEHKEDLTSGRAVAQASGFTQVAVVPTTEPTIQTKNDVRYIASENRASLVQLRAIGAVTKQLKGEDFTEIIDLHQAGAVAFSQGGKPLYNSDILLKTLQYLQKFNGLLINRPEDRWLSMFGLMHEGIESTILGMKGIPSMAEELMVIRDLKLLEYGGGRLHFSNISTKEAVALIRQAKSEGYEVSCDIAAHQLAFTDQDLHTFDTNLKVSPPFRSQADRQALIEGLQDGTIDVIVSAHEPQDQESKKLEFDLADAGIIGQQTLLPVLLQAELPAEEWIHTVTTRPAQILGLSLEPIEEGAIANLTLFDPEAKWTLDHRSSQSLSENNPFWGQELQGRVKAVFNNGQHALNY; the protein is encoded by the coding sequence ATGAGTATCCTCATTCAAAATGCCCAAATTATCGATGCGAGTTCCTCGTTTCATGGTCAAAAGGTCAATATTTTGATAGATGATCAGGGAAAAATTGCCAAAATATCGGCGGAGGCAATAACAGGTGCCGACCAAACCATCGATGCTGAGGGCATGCTCCTGAGTCAAGGCTGGCTCGACATGCAAGCCAACTATTGTGATCCTGGCCTGGAGCACAAAGAAGACCTGACCTCTGGGCGGGCGGTCGCTCAAGCGTCAGGGTTTACTCAAGTGGCTGTTGTTCCAACAACAGAGCCCACGATTCAAACAAAAAATGACGTCCGCTATATTGCCTCAGAAAACAGGGCATCGCTGGTACAGCTGCGTGCTATTGGTGCAGTAACCAAGCAACTCAAAGGGGAAGACTTCACGGAAATTATCGACTTGCACCAAGCGGGTGCGGTGGCATTTTCGCAAGGAGGAAAACCACTTTACAACAGCGACATCCTACTAAAGACCTTGCAGTACCTTCAGAAGTTCAACGGCCTGTTGATCAACCGTCCTGAAGACCGGTGGTTGTCGATGTTTGGCCTGATGCACGAAGGGATTGAAAGCACTATTCTTGGCATGAAGGGGATTCCTTCAATGGCGGAAGAGTTGATGGTGATCCGTGATCTTAAACTGCTTGAATACGGAGGAGGTAGATTGCACTTTAGCAATATATCCACTAAAGAAGCTGTTGCACTTATCCGCCAGGCAAAAAGTGAAGGTTACGAGGTGAGCTGTGATATTGCGGCCCATCAGCTTGCTTTCACAGATCAAGATCTTCATACTTTTGATACCAATCTGAAAGTCAGCCCACCGTTCAGAAGCCAGGCCGATCGCCAGGCACTCATCGAAGGCTTGCAAGACGGAACGATTGATGTCATCGTTTCGGCGCATGAACCGCAGGATCAGGAATCGAAGAAGCTGGAATTTGACCTTGCTGATGCCGGAATTATCGGTCAGCAAACTTTACTTCCTGTGTTATTACAGGCGGAATTACCTGCCGAAGAATGGATTCATACGGTTACTACCCGACCTGCTCAAATTTTGGGATTATCCCTTGAGCCGATCGAAGAAGGCGCCATCGCCAACCTGACCTTGTTTGATCCAGAAGCCAAATGGACCCTTGACCACCGCAGCAGCCAATCCTTATCTGAGAATAATCCTTTCTGGGGACAGGAATTGCAGGGACGTGTGAAAGCGGTTTTCAATAACGGACAACACGCGCTTAACTATTAA
- a CDS encoding family 14 glycosylhydrolase produces MSPLKRKTFEVTAPLSVRLYNESSVLNLDDWRLFEQWTRSLAEMGVDAVIVPISWASVEPEAKVDLKDPNAEITFNWSYYKKIAEILRDNRIGFVPEFCFHFQSATSESENFKYMQPIPEWVWGYLMMQEPGLKRLSDLKYVSETGDACSEVLSLWVDDYAIPLYRNVLKSFRENFRSMGSQIPKIMIGMGPNGELRYPSFNNHDWGGYPNRGTLQCYSKPAFRSWQSWLLNNYGSLEAVNQVYGSDWENWAAVQLPDESHDIFDEKRYLATQYGQDFSSWYSGELVRHGRRMLEMAFDVFRDEPFNKCKIGFRLPAVHWKISDMHMPRAAEITAGIIAAHPDLDINDQREYYKTLNTLIPEKFREMTVVHLSCVEKENKDYKGFSRAEDLALWVAEACRRIGVRVVAENGTKGGLLDNVGWNQLDRALFDVAGFHGLNVISLRILFDHELAKNRLKRMIEQAGSENTFVPVHRKSFRVMGPLHLSAASDRRMISRDDWQEFDRQLRLMKEAGVEAISVDVWWGLVQQQGPTHFDWNYYDRIVQLIRLNGLNWVPILSFHQAGGNVNDDFTQWTPVWLWGELMQGHTDLTLSDFQYVSESGAASVEYVSLWADEYVLPYYRRFMEAFKRRFAPYEDMTAEINISLGPAGELRYPSYNAHDWGDYPNRGTLQCYSKLAVEDFREYLQRQYTNIKEMNIHWETAYLDFSEVMMPKAPDDFFGAQTYYKTVMGRDLISWYHNSLLMHGRRVLKVALEVFSGEHFDRTPLGFKIAGVHWNISNPNMPRVSEITAGLLNAHPHLNGTDQREYLEMLNILIDKEDRERLVVHFTCLEKFNKDHEGFSRAEDLVRWVADAAAELKINVAGENATTYELSTGEGWSQMERALTRTNGYSGLTILRIKNLLDTEYGFSRFKELIKKLG; encoded by the coding sequence ATGTCACCCCTCAAAAGAAAAACATTTGAAGTTACTGCGCCTCTAAGCGTTAGACTATATAACGAGAGTTCAGTTTTGAACCTCGACGATTGGCGCCTTTTTGAACAGTGGACCCGTTCACTCGCAGAAATGGGCGTAGATGCCGTTATTGTACCGATCTCCTGGGCATCGGTGGAGCCTGAAGCCAAAGTGGACCTCAAGGACCCCAATGCAGAAATCACCTTTAACTGGTCTTATTACAAAAAAATAGCAGAAATCCTTCGCGATAACCGCATCGGTTTTGTGCCTGAATTCTGTTTCCATTTTCAGTCTGCCACTTCGGAGTCTGAAAACTTTAAATACATGCAGCCTATTCCAGAATGGGTGTGGGGTTACCTGATGATGCAAGAGCCAGGGCTCAAGCGGTTGAGTGACCTTAAGTATGTGTCGGAAACGGGCGATGCCTGCTCTGAGGTGTTGTCGTTGTGGGTGGACGATTACGCCATTCCGCTTTATAGAAACGTACTGAAATCCTTCCGTGAAAATTTCCGAAGTATGGGCAGCCAGATTCCGAAAATCATGATCGGTATGGGCCCTAACGGGGAGTTGCGTTACCCTTCATTCAATAATCACGATTGGGGAGGTTACCCTAACCGCGGAACACTGCAATGCTATTCCAAGCCCGCTTTCCGCAGTTGGCAATCGTGGTTGCTGAATAACTACGGCTCTTTGGAGGCAGTGAATCAGGTTTATGGCTCGGACTGGGAAAACTGGGCAGCCGTTCAGTTGCCCGATGAGAGCCATGATATATTCGATGAAAAAAGATATTTGGCCACGCAGTATGGGCAGGATTTTTCGAGCTGGTACAGTGGCGAGCTGGTTCGGCATGGAAGAAGAATGCTTGAAATGGCCTTCGATGTTTTCCGTGATGAGCCTTTCAACAAATGTAAAATCGGTTTCCGCCTGCCAGCTGTTCACTGGAAAATAAGTGATATGCATATGCCGCGGGCGGCAGAAATTACCGCAGGAATTATTGCGGCACATCCCGATCTGGACATCAATGATCAGCGGGAATATTATAAAACACTCAACACCCTTATTCCCGAGAAATTCCGTGAGATGACGGTGGTACACCTTTCGTGTGTAGAGAAGGAAAATAAGGATTATAAAGGTTTTTCCAGGGCGGAAGATTTGGCCCTTTGGGTGGCGGAAGCCTGCCGCAGAATCGGCGTGCGCGTGGTGGCAGAAAATGGCACCAAAGGCGGCTTGCTTGATAATGTTGGCTGGAATCAGCTGGATCGGGCACTGTTTGATGTTGCGGGATTCCACGGGCTGAATGTCATTTCTCTGCGCATTTTGTTCGATCATGAATTGGCGAAAAACCGCCTTAAGCGCATGATTGAGCAGGCGGGAAGTGAAAACACCTTTGTTCCTGTGCATCGGAAGTCGTTCCGCGTGATGGGGCCTTTGCACCTCTCTGCGGCAAGTGACCGCCGCATGATCAGCCGTGATGATTGGCAGGAGTTTGACCGACAATTACGCCTGATGAAAGAGGCTGGCGTGGAGGCGATTTCTGTCGATGTTTGGTGGGGGTTGGTGCAGCAGCAGGGACCTACCCATTTCGACTGGAATTATTATGACCGCATTGTTCAGCTTATTCGACTGAACGGACTGAACTGGGTGCCTATTTTGTCTTTCCATCAGGCGGGAGGCAATGTGAATGATGACTTTACCCAATGGACTCCCGTTTGGCTGTGGGGGGAATTGATGCAAGGGCACACCGACCTTACCCTCTCTGATTTTCAGTATGTCAGTGAATCTGGGGCGGCTTCAGTAGAGTATGTGTCGCTTTGGGCTGATGAATATGTATTGCCTTACTACCGCAGGTTTATGGAGGCTTTCAAGCGTCGATTTGCACCTTATGAGGACATGACCGCAGAAATCAACATCAGCCTTGGGCCTGCAGGGGAATTACGATACCCTTCCTATAACGCCCATGACTGGGGGGATTACCCCAACCGTGGAACGCTACAGTGTTACAGTAAACTGGCTGTGGAAGATTTCAGGGAGTACCTTCAGCGTCAGTACACCAACATTAAGGAGATGAACATCCATTGGGAAACGGCTTATCTCGATTTCTCAGAAGTGATGATGCCCAAAGCGCCAGACGATTTTTTCGGGGCGCAGACGTATTACAAAACCGTGATGGGCCGCGACCTGATCAGCTGGTATCATAACTCTTTGCTGATGCATGGCCGCAGGGTATTGAAAGTGGCACTGGAAGTCTTTTCCGGGGAGCATTTTGACCGTACGCCCCTGGGCTTTAAAATTGCTGGAGTGCACTGGAATATCAGCAATCCGAATATGCCACGGGTATCCGAAATTACGGCAGGTTTGCTGAATGCGCATCCGCATTTGAATGGCACCGATCAGCGGGAGTACCTGGAGATGCTCAATATTCTTATTGATAAGGAAGACCGTGAGCGCCTGGTGGTGCACTTTACCTGTCTGGAGAAATTCAACAAAGACCATGAAGGTTTTTCGAGAGCGGAAGATTTGGTACGGTGGGTTGCTGATGCGGCGGCAGAGTTGAAAATCAATGTTGCAGGAGAGAACGCAACAACTTACGAGCTATCGACTGGCGAAGGTTGGTCGCAGATGGAACGGGCACTCACCCGAACCAATGGGTACAGCGGCCTTACGATTCTGCGGATCAAAAACTTGCTCGATACAGAGTATGGCTTCAGCAGGTTTAAAGAGCTGATCAAGAAACTGGGCTAA
- the hisB gene encoding bifunctional histidinol-phosphatase/imidazoleglycerol-phosphate dehydratase HisB: MKKKKVLFIDRDGTIIVEPPIDYQVDSLEKLGFLPKALSNLRKISEQLDYELVMVTNQDGLGTDSFPEETFWPAHNKMMQMLEAEQIHFSAVHIDRTFEADNAPTRKPNTGLLTDYFSEEYDLENSFVLGDRATDIQLAENLGAKGILIHEEPLDDRAVLTTTDWDKIYEFLLLPARKSTVRRETSETTIFIDLNLDGTGQGTINTGLPFFDHMLDQVKRHGSCDLTVEVKGDLHIDEHHTIEDTGLALGEAFRQALGDKMGIYRYGFLLPMDDCLAQVAIDFGGRPWMIWEATFKREKIGDMPTEMFHHFFKSFSDTSLTNLNIKAEGDNEHHKIEAIFKGFAKAIKMAVARDVQRLDQLPSTKGAL, encoded by the coding sequence ATGAAAAAGAAAAAAGTATTATTTATAGACCGTGACGGGACCATTATTGTGGAACCGCCGATTGATTATCAGGTAGATTCACTGGAAAAGCTGGGCTTTCTTCCCAAGGCACTTTCCAACCTCAGGAAGATCAGCGAACAGCTCGATTATGAACTGGTGATGGTCACCAATCAGGATGGTTTGGGGACTGATAGTTTCCCTGAAGAGACCTTCTGGCCTGCTCATAACAAAATGATGCAGATGCTTGAAGCGGAGCAGATCCACTTTTCGGCCGTACATATCGACCGCACTTTTGAGGCTGATAATGCCCCGACGAGAAAGCCAAATACGGGTTTGCTGACGGATTACTTTTCCGAAGAATACGACCTGGAAAACAGTTTTGTGCTCGGCGACCGTGCAACGGATATCCAGCTCGCAGAAAATTTGGGTGCCAAAGGGATCCTGATTCATGAAGAGCCCCTGGACGACCGTGCCGTACTGACCACCACCGACTGGGACAAGATTTATGAGTTTTTGTTGTTGCCTGCCCGAAAATCGACCGTCCGCAGGGAAACCTCAGAAACCACCATTTTTATCGACCTGAACCTCGATGGGACAGGGCAAGGAACGATCAATACTGGTTTGCCTTTCTTCGACCATATGCTCGATCAGGTAAAACGACACGGCAGCTGCGATTTGACCGTAGAGGTGAAGGGCGATTTGCATATTGATGAACACCACACCATCGAAGATACTGGCCTGGCTTTGGGAGAGGCTTTCCGACAGGCGCTGGGAGATAAAATGGGGATTTACAGATATGGTTTCCTGTTGCCTATGGATGATTGCCTGGCGCAGGTGGCGATTGATTTCGGTGGCCGCCCATGGATGATCTGGGAGGCGACCTTCAAACGGGAGAAAATCGGGGATATGCCGACGGAAATGTTCCATCATTTCTTCAAGTCCTTTTCCGATACTTCGCTCACCAACCTGAACATCAAGGCCGAAGGAGATAATGAGCACCATAAAATTGAGGCCATTTTTAAAGGCTTTGCCAAGGCCATAAAAATGGCGGTCGCTCGCGATGTACAGCGGCTCGATCAGCTGCCCTCCACCAAAGGGGCGTTATAA
- a CDS encoding DUF4199 domain-containing protein produces MNQPLIKTGLRYGIIGTLVFIAAYTSLAFIFKNPPFSLPVPLHALALFLFIFGAAYELRTQQQSLHFWQGGAIGVIVYLCIAIGSVFCIHSLFAYGDQVIEWERTARLHYASINQAQMENYVGVEGVVEQKIQEIRTFGAWRLAINNYLWINLIIGLFLSIFVAFLLRKKKVDTPT; encoded by the coding sequence ATGAATCAACCCTTAATTAAAACAGGCTTACGCTACGGCATTATCGGCACACTGGTATTCATTGCCGCTTATACCTCTTTGGCGTTTATTTTCAAAAACCCACCCTTTTCCCTCCCTGTTCCATTGCATGCCCTTGCGCTGTTTCTGTTCATCTTTGGCGCCGCTTACGAGCTTCGCACGCAACAGCAATCGCTTCACTTTTGGCAAGGCGGAGCCATTGGCGTTATTGTTTACCTCTGTATTGCCATCGGCAGTGTATTTTGCATCCATAGCCTGTTTGCCTACGGCGACCAAGTAATTGAGTGGGAGCGCACTGCACGCTTGCATTACGCCAGCATCAATCAGGCACAAATGGAAAATTACGTGGGTGTTGAGGGCGTCGTAGAACAAAAAATACAGGAAATCAGAACTTTTGGCGCTTGGCGTTTAGCAATTAACAATTACCTTTGGATCAATTTAATCATCGGCCTGTTTTTATCTATTTTTGTAGCCTTCCTACTACGCAAAAAGAAGGTTGACACACCTACTTAA
- a CDS encoding BatA domain-containing protein, translating into MLFPSMLFGLGLLLIPILIHLFHFRKAKKVYFTNTRFLSQAKKVTQSQNRLKHLLIMASRMLALAALVMAFTQPMLPAKEETLDSKMVYIYLDNSMSMTNKVQENSSALDMAVAYVDRILDMYPQGTKFQLLTNEFDAEARVNRSATQLSEKLTEVEYSPVERSLKDIFQRQRTEWTDNNAPSDFYWISDFQASTAGMLDEIAVDSLISLKLVPVAIPNVENIYIDSVYLNTPYYLPEQKNQLSINLRHAGQKDYNDLSVKMLINNTQIAATVVDLQAGEQQTVTFDVPAQHAASKVKVQIEEFPVTFDNERYLVLQPSPPVETVSIYEEQQNLAITRVFGNEDLFHFSAMKTTQLDFAILEKANFIFLDEVANLSPSLNDFLQQWVADGGHLVLIPSPKARPDAYVQLMPFVKVNKLDNIKKRPLQPLDLKNPFFANVFEKQQKNFQMFSAQAIVQKMNAPEVPLRFATGEPFLASKIYDNGKLTAFASPFNAKYSDFHLQALFVPVMYKLANESRRGSTNLYHSLRASSMELRGLEQYNQTLLKLRQGQEEVIPAQQWFGNKLVLELPRFALKTGFYDLINDQKKRISTLAFNFPAEESKLATIAPEELNSWAQGQGAEIISVENEQQLEARLDENYRGKALWMYFIALALLFLFFESLLIRFWK; encoded by the coding sequence ATGCTTTTTCCATCCATGCTTTTCGGATTAGGGCTACTGCTGATCCCCATTCTCATTCACCTGTTTCATTTCCGCAAAGCGAAAAAAGTTTACTTCACCAATACGCGGTTTCTCTCCCAGGCCAAAAAGGTTACCCAGTCGCAAAACCGGCTGAAACACCTGCTGATCATGGCCTCGAGGATGCTTGCCCTTGCGGCGCTGGTGATGGCTTTTACGCAACCGATGTTACCTGCCAAAGAGGAGACACTCGACAGTAAAATGGTTTATATTTACCTCGACAACTCCATGAGCATGACCAACAAGGTGCAGGAAAACAGCAGCGCCCTCGATATGGCTGTGGCTTATGTCGATCGAATATTGGATATGTATCCGCAAGGCACCAAGTTTCAGCTGCTCACCAATGAATTTGATGCAGAAGCAAGGGTCAACAGGTCTGCGACTCAGCTTTCCGAAAAACTCACTGAAGTCGAGTATAGCCCCGTGGAGCGCTCATTAAAGGATATTTTTCAGCGTCAGCGGACAGAGTGGACAGACAATAATGCCCCTTCAGACTTCTATTGGATCAGTGACTTTCAGGCCTCCACTGCCGGAATGCTGGACGAAATTGCCGTGGACAGCCTGATCAGCCTCAAGCTGGTTCCGGTGGCCATCCCGAATGTAGAAAATATTTATATTGACTCCGTTTACCTCAACACGCCCTATTATCTGCCAGAGCAAAAAAATCAGCTGTCGATCAATTTGCGACATGCTGGGCAAAAAGACTACAATGACCTGTCGGTAAAAATGCTCATCAATAATACGCAGATCGCCGCTACTGTCGTTGATTTGCAGGCAGGAGAGCAGCAGACCGTTACTTTTGATGTTCCTGCTCAGCATGCTGCCAGCAAGGTAAAAGTACAAATTGAGGAATTCCCCGTGACTTTCGATAACGAACGCTATTTGGTGTTGCAGCCTTCCCCTCCTGTAGAAACGGTTTCTATTTACGAGGAGCAGCAAAATTTAGCCATCACCCGCGTTTTCGGCAATGAGGATCTGTTCCATTTTTCCGCCATGAAAACCACCCAGCTTGACTTCGCCATTTTGGAGAAAGCCAACTTTATTTTCCTCGATGAAGTCGCCAACCTGAGTCCTTCACTGAATGACTTTCTACAGCAATGGGTTGCTGATGGTGGCCACCTCGTACTGATCCCATCTCCAAAGGCACGTCCGGATGCCTACGTACAATTGATGCCATTTGTAAAGGTAAATAAATTAGACAATATCAAGAAAAGGCCACTACAACCATTAGACCTGAAAAATCCATTTTTCGCCAATGTTTTTGAGAAACAACAGAAGAATTTTCAGATGTTTTCAGCCCAGGCAATTGTGCAAAAAATGAATGCCCCTGAAGTTCCTCTGAGGTTCGCTACTGGCGAGCCCTTCCTCGCTTCCAAGATTTATGACAACGGAAAACTCACCGCTTTTGCAAGCCCCTTTAATGCGAAATATTCCGACTTCCACCTGCAAGCGCTCTTTGTGCCTGTGATGTATAAACTCGCCAATGAAAGCCGTCGGGGAAGCACAAACCTTTACCACTCCTTGCGCGCCTCAAGCATGGAATTACGAGGCCTGGAGCAATACAATCAAACCTTGCTGAAATTACGACAAGGTCAGGAGGAAGTCATCCCTGCACAACAGTGGTTTGGCAATAAACTCGTTTTGGAGTTGCCTCGCTTTGCCCTGAAAACGGGCTTTTATGATTTGATCAATGATCAGAAAAAACGCATCAGCACCCTTGCGTTCAACTTCCCCGCCGAGGAATCAAAACTCGCCACAATCGCTCCTGAGGAGCTCAACTCATGGGCACAGGGGCAGGGCGCGGAGATCATTTCTGTAGAAAATGAGCAACAACTCGAAGCGCGCCTGGACGAAAATTATCGAGGAAAAGCGCTTTGGATGTATTTCATTGCGTTGGCTTTATTATTTTTGTTTTTTGAAAGTCTATTGATCCGTTTCTGGAAATAG
- the hisD gene encoding histidinol dehydrogenase yields the protein MKTYIEPKSADWAQILQRPTMDLSVIYDQVNPILETVKQEGDAALKTYAERFDGVKLETLWVSAQEMEAAQSKVDEGLKDAIRLAAKNIERFHAAQARPTLEVSPMEGVRCWRKGVAIEKVGLYIPGGTAPLFSTVLMLGIPAKLAGCAEIVLATPPNKEGEIHPAILFTAKLLGIDKIVKAGGAQAIGALAYGTESVPAVYKIFGPGNQYVTAAKQLVSQSAGVAIDMPAGPSEVLVYADATANADFIASDLLSQAEHGVDSQVVLVTNEEAVVKEVQEALDRQLATLPRAEIAEKALGNSMAIVLKDLEQAIRLINVYGPEHLILQSESQYKIAERIINAGSVFIGAYTPESAGDYASGTNHTLPTNGYARNHSGVSLDSYLKQITFQEITEEGLKNIGPAIEKMAASEELQAHKQAVTLRLNYLNSK from the coding sequence ATGAAAACATATATTGAACCGAAATCTGCAGATTGGGCGCAAATACTCCAGCGCCCAACCATGGATTTGTCTGTTATTTATGATCAGGTGAACCCAATTCTTGAAACGGTTAAGCAAGAAGGAGATGCCGCCTTGAAAACGTATGCTGAACGCTTCGATGGTGTAAAGCTTGAAACGCTTTGGGTGAGTGCGCAGGAAATGGAAGCGGCGCAATCTAAAGTGGATGAAGGGCTGAAGGATGCGATCCGTTTGGCTGCAAAAAACATTGAGCGTTTTCATGCTGCACAGGCACGCCCAACCTTGGAGGTTAGTCCGATGGAAGGGGTGAGATGCTGGCGAAAAGGCGTGGCGATTGAGAAAGTAGGCCTATATATTCCTGGCGGAACAGCGCCATTATTTTCCACAGTGCTGATGCTTGGCATTCCTGCAAAATTGGCGGGTTGTGCTGAGATCGTTCTGGCAACGCCTCCGAATAAGGAAGGAGAAATTCACCCTGCGATTTTGTTCACCGCCAAATTGCTCGGCATAGATAAAATCGTGAAGGCTGGAGGGGCGCAGGCCATTGGCGCTTTGGCTTATGGTACCGAGAGTGTTCCTGCGGTATATAAAATTTTCGGGCCAGGCAACCAGTATGTTACCGCTGCCAAGCAGTTGGTGAGTCAGTCGGCAGGTGTCGCAATTGATATGCCCGCAGGCCCTTCGGAAGTGTTGGTTTATGCCGATGCTACGGCCAATGCGGATTTTATCGCTTCGGATTTATTGTCGCAGGCTGAGCACGGCGTGGATAGTCAGGTGGTTTTGGTAACCAATGAAGAGGCCGTAGTGAAGGAGGTGCAGGAAGCTTTGGATCGTCAGTTGGCCACCTTGCCACGGGCAGAAATTGCCGAAAAAGCTTTGGGCAACAGTATGGCCATTGTGCTGAAGGATTTGGAGCAGGCGATCCGACTGATCAATGTTTACGGGCCAGAGCACCTGATTCTACAGTCGGAAAGCCAGTACAAAATTGCCGAAAGGATCATCAATGCAGGTTCTGTATTTATTGGTGCATACACGCCAGAATCCGCAGGGGATTATGCCTCAGGAACCAACCACACGCTGCCAACGAACGGTTATGCCCGCAATCATTCTGGCGTTTCTTTAGATAGTTATTTAAAACAGATTACTTTTCAGGAAATAACCGAAGAAGGTCTGAAAAATATCGGCCCAGCTATTGAAAAAATGGCCGCCAGTGAGGAACTTCAAGCACACAAGCAGGCAGTCACCTTGCGTCTGAATTATTTAAATTCCAAATAG
- a CDS encoding DUF4199 domain-containing protein, with amino-acid sequence MQKESSAEQKKLMYDLGIQGGLLLAIISILSTVASNQLSNMTFKVVAGLTALVAAIVIYIVFNKKFKAQNQGYMSFKQGMTIGTIITAISTFISGIFSYIYPLYLDKGMWDRQIHSTIQTLQGYGLSEDQVDQAVQQIKNMKDPAFYATSVLQGMLWSFIFFIAILAIVCAIQKKQKTLLD; translated from the coding sequence ATGCAAAAAGAATCAAGTGCTGAACAGAAAAAGCTCATGTACGACCTGGGTATACAAGGCGGTTTACTCCTTGCTATTATTTCGATATTAAGCACGGTCGCGAGTAATCAACTGAGCAACATGACCTTTAAAGTTGTTGCTGGGCTTACGGCTCTTGTGGCTGCCATCGTTATTTATATTGTATTCAATAAAAAGTTCAAGGCTCAGAACCAAGGTTATATGAGCTTTAAACAAGGGATGACCATCGGTACCATTATTACAGCCATCAGCACCTTTATCAGTGGGATATTTTCCTATATCTATCCGCTATACCTTGACAAGGGCATGTGGGACCGCCAAATTCACTCCACCATTCAAACGCTTCAGGGCTATGGTTTATCGGAGGATCAGGTAGATCAGGCCGTTCAGCAAATTAAAAATATGAAAGACCCTGCTTTTTATGCCACGAGTGTATTGCAGGGTATGCTATGGTCTTTTATTTTCTTTATTGCCATCCTTGCGATAGTTTGTGCGATTCAGAAGAAGCAAAAAACTTTATTGGATTAA
- the hisC gene encoding histidinol-phosphate transaminase, which produces MFDLSKLIRPHLKYMKPYSSARDEFSGHAKIFLDANENPYGSVGGGKYNRYPDPLQSKVKQRLSQIKEVEASQILLGNGSDEVIDLLFRAFCVPAEDNVVIMPPTYGMYKVCADINNITARRAPLTRDFYIDLPEVYEQIDERTKMVFICSPNNPTGNLLQREVILNLLENFNGLVVVDEAYIDYAPEQSVLPLIKEFPNLVILQTFSKAYGLAGIRLGVGYASEDIINILNMIKPPYNIAEPTQQEALKALKQYSQKNDWVKESILQREKLRASLLQLPMVESINTSDANFLLVRMADARQVYEYLLGKGMVVRDRSKVRLCESCLRITVGTPEENKAVVEAIGSYETITQP; this is translated from the coding sequence ATGTTTGATTTATCGAAACTGATTCGCCCCCATTTAAAATATATGAAGCCTTATTCCTCAGCAAGGGATGAGTTCAGTGGACACGCAAAAATATTTTTGGATGCCAATGAAAACCCTTACGGCTCTGTGGGTGGGGGGAAATACAACCGCTACCCAGATCCGCTTCAGTCGAAAGTGAAGCAGCGTTTAAGCCAGATTAAGGAGGTCGAAGCCAGTCAGATTTTACTGGGAAATGGTAGTGATGAAGTCATCGATTTATTATTCAGGGCTTTTTGTGTACCTGCCGAAGACAATGTGGTGATCATGCCACCAACCTACGGTATGTATAAGGTATGTGCCGACATCAATAATATTACAGCACGCCGAGCGCCACTAACACGGGATTTTTACATTGATCTGCCCGAAGTTTATGAACAGATTGATGAGCGTACCAAAATGGTGTTCATCTGTTCGCCAAATAACCCGACGGGTAACCTGTTACAGCGCGAAGTGATTTTGAACCTGTTGGAGAACTTCAATGGTTTGGTAGTGGTAGATGAGGCTTATATTGATTATGCGCCAGAGCAAAGTGTGCTGCCGCTGATCAAGGAATTTCCGAATCTTGTGATTTTGCAGACCTTCAGCAAAGCTTATGGTTTGGCGGGCATCCGCCTGGGTGTGGGATACGCCAGCGAGGATATTATCAATATTCTGAACATGATCAAGCCGCCATACAATATTGCTGAACCCACTCAGCAGGAGGCCCTGAAAGCACTGAAGCAATACAGCCAGAAAAATGACTGGGTGAAGGAATCAATTCTACAGCGCGAAAAATTGCGTGCCTCACTGTTGCAGCTGCCAATGGTGGAAAGCATCAATACTTCCGACGCCAACTTCCTTTTGGTGCGGATGGCTGATGCCCGCCAGGTCTATGAATACCTGTTGGGCAAAGGCATGGTAGTGCGCGACCGCTCCAAAGTTCGGTTGTGTGAAAGCTGCCTGAGAATTACGGTCGGTACGCCTGAAGAAAATAAAGCTGTTGTGGAGGCGATCGGCTCCTACGAAACCATCACTCAACCCTAA